A single region of the Caballeronia insecticola genome encodes:
- the modC gene encoding molybdenum ABC transporter ATP-binding protein, which produces MSELTSSSLTLGRAHSSASAAIEARFLVEQGGFTLDLDLTLPGRGVTAIFGHSGSGKTTLLRCLAGLARPRDGRLVVNGEVWLDTERRIFLPTHKRPLGYVFQEASLFPHLSVTKNLRFGLERVRPAERRVELSQAAELLGIGHLLERMPAGLSGGERQRVGIARALLTSPRLLLLDEPLASLDQKRKLEILPYLERLHDELDIPMLYVSHAPEEVARLADHLVLLDAGRAIASGPISDTLARLDLPLALADDASVVFEGIVDKYDSVYGLLTLALPGSRAKLTVVHAPLAEGKTMRVAVKARDVSLVTGAHEQERSSVLNVLPATVTGIAGDSNPAQAVVRLDIDGSPLLARVTRYSLDRLGIVEGMRVWAQVKAVSLLA; this is translated from the coding sequence ATGTCTGAACTCACGTCATCCAGTCTGACGCTCGGGCGCGCGCACAGCAGCGCCAGCGCTGCCATCGAAGCGCGTTTTCTCGTCGAGCAAGGCGGCTTCACGCTCGACCTCGATCTCACGCTGCCCGGGCGCGGCGTCACCGCAATCTTCGGCCATTCCGGCTCCGGCAAGACCACACTGCTGCGCTGTCTCGCGGGACTCGCGCGGCCGCGCGACGGACGGCTCGTCGTCAACGGCGAAGTCTGGCTCGATACCGAACGCCGCATTTTTTTGCCGACGCACAAGCGTCCGCTCGGCTACGTCTTTCAGGAAGCGAGCCTCTTTCCGCATCTGAGCGTGACGAAGAATCTGCGCTTCGGGCTCGAGCGCGTGCGGCCGGCCGAGCGGCGCGTCGAGCTGTCGCAGGCAGCGGAACTGCTCGGCATCGGGCATCTGCTCGAACGCATGCCCGCGGGATTGTCGGGTGGCGAACGGCAGCGCGTGGGCATTGCGCGGGCGTTGCTGACGAGCCCGCGTCTGCTGTTGCTCGACGAACCGCTCGCCTCGCTGGACCAGAAACGCAAGCTCGAAATCCTGCCGTATCTCGAACGTCTGCACGACGAACTCGACATTCCGATGCTCTACGTGAGCCACGCGCCGGAAGAAGTCGCGCGCCTGGCCGATCATCTCGTGCTGCTCGACGCCGGCCGCGCGATCGCGAGCGGCCCGATCTCCGACACGCTCGCGCGTCTCGATCTGCCGCTTGCGCTCGCCGACGATGCATCGGTCGTGTTCGAGGGCATCGTTGATAAATACGACAGCGTCTACGGCCTGCTCACGCTCGCGTTGCCGGGTTCGCGCGCGAAGCTGACCGTCGTGCATGCGCCGTTGGCCGAAGGCAAAACGATGCGCGTTGCCGTGAAGGCGCGCGACGTGAGTCTCGTCACCGGCGCGCATGAACAGGAACGCAGCAGCGTGCTCAACGTGCTGCCCGCGACGGTCACCGGCATCGCGGGCGACAGCAATCCGGCGCAGGCCGTCGTGCGGCTCGATATCGACGGCTCGCCGCTGCTCGCGCGCGTGACGCGCTATTCGCTCGACCGGCTCGGCATCGTGGAAGGCATGCGGGTGTGGGCGCAGGTGAAGGCGGTGTCGTTGCTCGCCTGA
- the modB gene encoding molybdate ABC transporter permease subunit, whose product MPLDSADLQAIALTLELASLTTALLLVVGTPVAWWLTRTRSRLKGIVGAVVALPLVLPPTVIGFYLLVVMGPNGYVGKLTQSLGIGLLPFTFAGLVVGSVIYSLPFVVQPLQNAFEAMGRRPLEAAATLRAGPWDTFFTVVLPLARPGIITATILGFAHTVGEFGVVLMIGGNIPGRTRVVSVQIFDHVEALEYAQAHWLAGGMVIFSFVVLLLLYSRRRSVAAHV is encoded by the coding sequence ATGCCGCTCGATAGCGCCGATCTCCAAGCCATTGCGCTCACGCTCGAACTGGCGTCGCTGACCACGGCGCTGTTGCTCGTCGTCGGCACGCCGGTCGCGTGGTGGCTCACACGCACGCGCTCGCGGCTCAAGGGCATCGTCGGCGCGGTGGTGGCGTTGCCGCTCGTGCTGCCGCCGACCGTTATCGGCTTCTATCTGCTCGTGGTGATGGGGCCGAACGGTTATGTCGGCAAGCTCACGCAGTCGCTTGGCATCGGCTTGCTGCCGTTCACGTTCGCGGGGCTCGTCGTGGGCTCGGTGATCTATTCGCTGCCGTTCGTCGTGCAGCCGCTGCAAAACGCCTTCGAGGCGATGGGCCGCCGTCCGCTCGAAGCCGCCGCCACGCTGCGCGCGGGACCGTGGGACACGTTCTTCACGGTGGTGCTGCCGCTCGCGCGCCCGGGCATCATCACGGCGACGATTCTCGGCTTCGCGCATACGGTCGGCGAATTCGGCGTCGTGCTGATGATCGGCGGCAATATTCCGGGGCGCACGCGCGTGGTGTCCGTGCAGATCTTCGATCACGTCGAAGCGCTCGAATACGCTCAGGCGCACTGGCTCGCGGGCGGCATGGTGATATTCTCGTTCGTCGTGCTTCTGCTGCTCTATTCCCGCCGGCGTTCCGTTGCGGCTCATGTCTGA
- the modA gene encoding molybdate ABC transporter substrate-binding protein, with the protein MRALLSAFVPLAASVAASAALAGEVQVAVAANFTAPVQAIAADFEKDTGNKVVASFGATGQFYAQIKNGAPFEVFLAADDSTPAKLDAEGATVPGSRFTYATGALALWSAKDGYVDDKGDVLKKNDFRHIAIANPKAAPYGLAGMQTLDKLGLMEQVKPKIVEGQNISQTQQFVATGNAELGFVALSQIYKNGKITSGSAWIVPGNLHEPIKQDAVILSRGKDNPVAKQFIEYLKGPKAAEVIKSYGYQL; encoded by the coding sequence TTGCGCGCTTTGCTTTCCGCGTTCGTGCCGCTTGCTGCGAGCGTCGCCGCCAGCGCGGCGCTCGCGGGTGAAGTACAGGTCGCGGTCGCGGCCAACTTCACCGCGCCCGTGCAAGCCATCGCCGCGGACTTCGAGAAGGATACGGGCAATAAGGTTGTCGCATCGTTCGGCGCCACGGGTCAGTTCTACGCGCAAATCAAGAACGGCGCGCCCTTCGAAGTGTTCCTCGCCGCCGACGACTCCACGCCCGCCAAGCTCGATGCCGAAGGCGCGACCGTGCCCGGCAGCCGCTTCACCTACGCAACGGGCGCGCTCGCGCTGTGGTCCGCGAAGGACGGCTATGTCGACGACAAGGGCGACGTGCTGAAGAAAAACGACTTCAGGCATATCGCGATCGCCAATCCGAAGGCCGCGCCTTACGGTCTCGCCGGCATGCAGACGCTCGACAAACTCGGTCTCATGGAGCAAGTTAAGCCGAAGATCGTTGAAGGTCAGAACATCTCGCAGACGCAGCAGTTCGTCGCGACGGGCAACGCGGAACTCGGCTTCGTCGCGCTTTCGCAGATCTACAAGAACGGCAAGATCACGAGCGGCTCGGCGTGGATCGTGCCGGGCAATCTGCATGAGCCGATCAAGCAGGACGCCGTTATCCTGAGCCGGGGAAAGGACAATCCGGTGGCGAAGCAATTCATCGAATACCTGAAGGGTCCGAAGGCCGCCGAAGTGATCAAGTCCTACGGCTATCAACTGTAA
- a CDS encoding enoyl-CoA hydratase/isomerase family protein translates to MTDAANLQRLKLGIEGHVARVTLDRPDVRNAFDDATIVELTAAFRALDDDANVRVIVLAASGPAFCAGADLNWMKRMAGYSEAENRADALGLATMLNTVYTCSKPVIARVQGDAYAGGMGLVAVCDIAVAADSAHFCLSEAKLGLMPATIAPYVIRAMGARAAHRYFVTAERFDAAEALRLGFVHEAVAADQLDACVDTIAASIAANSPNGVRECKRLVADFAGKAIDEALIGETAERIARIRASDEGREGVRSFLEKRKPSWLG, encoded by the coding sequence ATGACCGATGCAGCGAATCTGCAACGCCTGAAGCTCGGCATCGAAGGACATGTGGCGCGCGTGACGCTCGATCGCCCGGACGTGCGCAACGCCTTCGACGACGCGACCATCGTCGAGCTAACCGCCGCCTTCCGCGCACTCGACGACGACGCGAACGTGCGCGTCATCGTGCTCGCCGCGAGCGGTCCGGCCTTTTGCGCGGGCGCCGACCTCAACTGGATGAAACGCATGGCAGGCTATTCGGAAGCGGAGAACCGCGCCGATGCGCTCGGCCTGGCGACCATGCTCAACACCGTCTATACATGCTCGAAACCGGTGATCGCGCGCGTTCAGGGCGATGCGTACGCGGGCGGCATGGGACTCGTCGCCGTGTGCGACATCGCGGTCGCGGCGGACAGCGCGCACTTCTGTCTCTCGGAAGCGAAGCTCGGCCTGATGCCCGCGACCATCGCGCCTTACGTGATCCGCGCAATGGGCGCGCGCGCGGCGCATCGCTACTTCGTGACGGCAGAGCGTTTCGATGCCGCCGAAGCGTTGCGTCTGGGCTTCGTGCACGAGGCCGTCGCCGCCGATCAACTCGATGCATGCGTCGATACGATCGCCGCGAGCATCGCCGCGAACAGTCCGAACGGCGTGCGCGAGTGCAAGCGGCTTGTTGCGGATTTCGCGGGCAAGGCGATCGACGAAGCGTTGATCGGCGAGACCGCCGAGCGCATCGCGCGGATCCGCGCCTCCGACGAAGGACGCGAGGGCGTGCGCAGCTTCCTGGAGAAGCGCAAGCCTTCGTGGCTCGGCTGA
- a CDS encoding glutathione S-transferase family protein yields the protein MITLHHCVSARSFRPLWALEEIGVPYELKMLPFPPRALARAFKDVNPLGTIPAFADDALFMTESAAICQYLAARYSPGALDVAPHEADFGRYLNFLHFGEATLTFPQTLVLRYTHLEPPERRQPQIVEDYARWFHARLRTLAPLLEAQPYLCAGRFTAADISVGYALMLAELIGESERFAPPIAQYWHRLREREGFLRAMQAQENAARAQNVSTVPSPQLRP from the coding sequence TTGATTACGTTGCACCATTGCGTGAGCGCGCGGTCGTTCAGGCCGCTGTGGGCGCTGGAAGAGATCGGCGTGCCGTACGAACTGAAGATGCTGCCGTTCCCGCCGCGCGCGCTCGCCCGCGCGTTCAAGGACGTGAATCCGCTCGGCACGATTCCGGCGTTCGCAGACGACGCGCTCTTCATGACCGAATCGGCGGCGATCTGCCAGTATCTGGCGGCGCGCTACTCGCCGGGCGCGCTCGATGTCGCGCCGCACGAGGCCGACTTCGGGCGCTATCTCAACTTCCTGCATTTCGGCGAGGCGACGCTCACGTTTCCGCAGACGCTCGTTCTGCGCTACACGCATCTGGAGCCGCCGGAGCGCCGGCAGCCGCAGATCGTCGAGGATTACGCGCGCTGGTTCCACGCGCGGCTGCGCACGCTCGCGCCGCTGCTGGAAGCGCAGCCGTATCTGTGCGCGGGGCGTTTTACGGCGGCGGATATTTCCGTCGGCTATGCGCTGATGCTCGCTGAACTCATCGGCGAGAGCGAACGCTTTGCGCCGCCGATCGCGCAATATTGGCACCGCCTGCGCGAACGTGAAGGCTTTCTCCGCGCGATGCAGGCGCAGGAGAACGCGGCGCGCGCCCAGAACGTGTCGACGGTTCCGTCGCCGCAACTTCGCCCGTAG
- a CDS encoding PDDEXK nuclease domain-containing protein, whose amino-acid sequence MTKRAMAANNGYDEFRSGIVEVLESARRAAARNVNAIMTASYWEIGRRIVESEQGGAHRAGYGETLIARLAADLTTRFGRGFGRANLANMRAFYQQWPPERIFQTPSGNSPTTAPMLQTASGESALAALAGRFALPWSAYVRLLSVKSDAARAFYESEALREGWSVRQLDRQVNSQLYERLALSRNKAALLEKAAAREPDDAITPEQAIKDPFVLEFLDIRDEYSESDLEEALIQRLADFLLELGDDFAFVGRQRRLRIDDTWFRVDLLFFHRRLKCLVVVDLKVGRFSYADAGQMHLYLNYAREHWMKPGENPPVGLILCAGKGSAEARYALDNLPNKILAAEYQTVLPDERLIAEELERSREALDARRGDADQH is encoded by the coding sequence ATGACGAAGCGCGCAATGGCCGCGAACAACGGCTACGACGAATTCCGCTCGGGCATCGTGGAGGTGCTCGAGAGCGCGCGGCGCGCCGCCGCACGGAACGTCAACGCGATCATGACGGCGTCGTACTGGGAAATCGGGCGGCGGATCGTGGAATCGGAGCAGGGCGGAGCGCATCGGGCGGGCTACGGGGAGACGCTCATCGCGCGGCTGGCCGCCGATCTCACGACGCGTTTCGGCCGGGGTTTTGGCCGTGCGAACCTCGCCAACATGCGCGCGTTCTATCAGCAATGGCCGCCGGAGCGGATTTTCCAGACGCCGTCTGGAAATTCGCCGACGACCGCGCCAATGCTCCAGACGGCGTCTGGAGAATCTGCGCTCGCCGCGCTGGCCGGACGCTTCGCGCTGCCGTGGTCGGCGTACGTGCGCCTGCTCTCCGTAAAAAGCGACGCGGCCCGCGCCTTCTACGAGAGCGAAGCGTTGCGCGAAGGCTGGTCGGTGCGTCAGCTCGATCGCCAGGTGAACAGCCAGCTTTACGAGCGGCTCGCGCTGTCGCGCAACAAGGCGGCGCTGCTGGAAAAGGCGGCGGCGCGCGAACCGGACGACGCCATCACGCCCGAGCAAGCGATCAAGGACCCGTTCGTCCTCGAATTTCTCGACATCCGCGATGAATATTCCGAGTCGGATCTGGAGGAGGCGCTGATCCAGCGTCTTGCCGATTTCCTGCTTGAACTCGGCGACGACTTCGCGTTCGTCGGACGGCAGCGGCGGCTGCGCATCGACGACACGTGGTTTCGCGTCGATCTGCTGTTTTTCCACCGGCGGCTGAAGTGCCTCGTGGTCGTCGATCTGAAAGTTGGACGCTTCAGCTACGCCGATGCCGGGCAGATGCATCTCTACCTGAACTACGCGCGCGAACACTGGATGAAGCCGGGCGAAAACCCGCCGGTCGGACTGATTCTGTGCGCGGGCAAGGGCAGCGCCGAGGCGCGCTACGCGCTCGACAATTTGCCGAACAAGATTCTCGCCGCGGAATATCAGACGGTGCTGCCGGACGAACGGCTGATCGCGGAGGAACTGGAACGGTCGCGCGAGGCGCTCGATGCGCGGCGCGGGGATGCGGACCAGCACTAA
- a CDS encoding c-type cytochrome yields the protein MRFALTALLLAGALAAVSGTSSAAGDIKAGRAKATACAACHGIDGMSKLPEAPNLAGQTEEYLVKALNDFRSGERKNEMMSMMAKTLSDADVANLAAYYHSLGKQ from the coding sequence ATGAGGTTCGCGCTGACGGCGTTGCTGCTGGCGGGTGCGCTGGCGGCGGTGTCGGGCACGTCGTCCGCCGCCGGCGACATCAAGGCCGGGCGCGCAAAGGCGACGGCGTGCGCGGCCTGTCACGGCATCGACGGCATGTCGAAACTGCCCGAAGCGCCTAATCTCGCCGGCCAGACGGAGGAATATCTCGTGAAGGCGCTGAACGACTTCCGCTCGGGCGAGCGCAAGAACGAGATGATGTCGATGATGGCGAAAACCTTGTCGGATGCGGATGTCGCCAATCTGGCTGCGTATTACCACAGCCTCGGCAAGCAGTGA
- a CDS encoding PQQ-dependent sugar dehydrogenase, translating into MTVTLKLLPLAVGAMFACLPYANAAQDNVNTLSNFRQTGNTTPAETIPQAGQTADALRKNLEQIKLPPGFKIELYAVVPEARHMAIEPSTGVVFVGTRKNRVWQVTDRTKQRMASDVVQFASSVPFKVPNGVCFSPDGVLYVVEQNRVLAFPAAQFFGEGGPDVAAAVVVPQGKLIPTQFESFNHGARACRIGPDKKLYIALGQPWNVPPKDKLADLDRNGLAGIVRMDQDGKNREVYAHGVRNSVGLDFNPKDKTLWFTDNQVDGMGDDVPPGELNHATKAGENFGFPWYGGGKVRTVDYKDQNPPAGVVFPQVEFAAHAADLGMSFYNGKMFPQKYQGGIFDAEHGSWNRTKPIGARIMYIPIKDDGTAGEAEVFAEGWLTPSGEYMGRPVDVQTLQDGSLLVSDDYAGAIYRISYTGSK; encoded by the coding sequence ATGACCGTAACGCTCAAGCTCTTGCCGCTCGCCGTCGGCGCGATGTTCGCCTGCCTGCCGTATGCGAACGCGGCGCAGGACAACGTCAACACGCTCTCGAACTTCCGTCAGACCGGCAACACCACGCCGGCGGAAACCATTCCCCAGGCTGGCCAGACCGCCGACGCGCTGCGCAAGAATCTCGAGCAGATCAAGCTGCCGCCGGGCTTCAAGATCGAGCTGTATGCAGTGGTGCCGGAGGCGCGGCACATGGCGATCGAGCCGTCGACGGGCGTCGTGTTCGTCGGTACGCGTAAAAATCGCGTGTGGCAGGTGACCGATCGCACCAAGCAGCGCATGGCGAGCGATGTCGTGCAGTTTGCGTCGTCGGTGCCGTTCAAGGTGCCGAACGGCGTCTGCTTCTCGCCCGACGGCGTGCTCTACGTGGTCGAGCAGAATCGCGTGCTGGCTTTTCCGGCTGCGCAATTCTTCGGCGAAGGCGGGCCGGACGTGGCCGCGGCGGTCGTCGTGCCGCAGGGCAAGCTGATCCCGACGCAGTTCGAGAGCTTCAACCACGGCGCGCGCGCATGCCGCATCGGCCCGGACAAGAAGCTGTATATCGCGCTCGGCCAGCCGTGGAACGTGCCGCCGAAGGACAAACTCGCCGATCTCGACCGCAACGGCCTCGCCGGCATCGTGCGCATGGATCAGGACGGCAAGAACCGCGAAGTCTATGCGCACGGCGTGCGCAATTCGGTCGGCCTCGATTTCAATCCGAAGGACAAGACGCTGTGGTTCACGGATAACCAGGTCGACGGCATGGGCGACGACGTCCCGCCCGGCGAGCTGAATCACGCGACCAAAGCCGGCGAAAACTTCGGCTTCCCGTGGTACGGCGGCGGCAAGGTGCGCACGGTCGATTACAAGGACCAGAATCCGCCGGCGGGCGTGGTGTTCCCGCAGGTCGAGTTCGCCGCGCACGCCGCCGATCTCGGCATGTCGTTCTACAACGGCAAGATGTTCCCGCAGAAATATCAGGGCGGCATCTTCGATGCGGAGCACGGCTCGTGGAACCGCACGAAGCCGATCGGCGCGCGGATCATGTACATCCCGATCAAGGACGACGGCACGGCGGGCGAGGCCGAAGTCTTCGCGGAAGGCTGGCTCACGCCGAGCGGCGAGTACATGGGCCGCCCGGTCGACGTGCAGACGCTGCAGGACGGCTCGCTGCTCGTCTCCGACGACTACGCGGGCGCGATCTATCGCATCTCGTACACGGGGTCGAAATGA
- a CDS encoding outer membrane lipoprotein: protein MNKSTIAVCALAVACTVGMSGCASMGGMGSSADVYNDLQTQHEQTVRMATVESVRPVTIDANDGQPSPFGAIGGGLLGAVAGSAIGRGHGSLLSGVIGGIAGAVAGNEVEGRMDRQKGLEITVRLDNGDLRAITQSADGQWFYAGQRVRLLSSGGITRVTA, encoded by the coding sequence ATGAACAAGTCGACCATCGCAGTCTGCGCACTGGCCGTCGCCTGCACGGTGGGCATGAGCGGATGTGCATCCATGGGCGGGATGGGCAGTTCCGCCGACGTCTACAACGACCTCCAGACGCAGCACGAACAGACCGTGCGCATGGCGACCGTCGAAAGCGTGCGCCCCGTGACGATCGACGCCAACGACGGCCAGCCGAGCCCGTTCGGCGCAATCGGCGGCGGCCTGCTGGGCGCGGTGGCGGGCAGCGCGATCGGGCGCGGACATGGATCGCTGCTCTCGGGCGTGATCGGCGGCATTGCGGGTGCGGTGGCGGGCAACGAAGTCGAAGGCCGCATGGATCGTCAGAAGGGACTGGAAATCACCGTGCGCCTCGATAACGGCGATCTGCGCGCGATCACCCAGAGCGCCGACGGCCAGTGGTTCTATGCGGGACAGCGCGTGCGGTTGCTGTCGAGCGGCGGGATCACGCGCGTGACGGCTTGA
- a CDS encoding glyoxalase/bleomycin resistance/dioxygenase family protein, producing the protein MFQREGVTYAFHHMGIPTHETREGERYSPQFRMYTSDAECALLHVQYHRFEAGSPLPELMRTVPHAAFKVSDLAKAIEGKKVLLGPYEPIDGFRVAVIQDGEAPVELIETSLTDEQIWGRTQSGTQASIYRKD; encoded by the coding sequence ATGTTCCAACGAGAAGGCGTCACCTATGCGTTTCATCACATGGGTATTCCGACGCATGAAACGCGCGAAGGCGAGCGTTACAGCCCGCAATTCCGCATGTACACGAGCGACGCCGAGTGCGCGCTGCTGCACGTGCAGTATCACCGTTTCGAGGCAGGCAGCCCGCTGCCCGAACTGATGCGCACGGTGCCGCACGCCGCGTTCAAGGTGAGCGATCTGGCGAAGGCGATCGAAGGCAAGAAGGTGCTGCTCGGCCCGTACGAACCCATCGACGGATTTCGCGTCGCGGTGATTCAAGATGGCGAAGCGCCCGTCGAACTGATCGAGACTTCGCTCACCGACGAGCAGATTTGGGGGCGTACGCAGAGCGGCACGCAGGCGTCGATTTATCGGAAGGATTGA